A DNA window from Micromonospora sp. NBC_01739 contains the following coding sequences:
- a CDS encoding mechanosensitive ion channel family protein, with protein sequence MTVSMLSPSPGPSTPAAEETPSPECLNEIVCKWVWTNFDSVWFAEGSYWILVKPLRILLILLLAIATRWLVHRTIRRLVRTTSDAGVPTMLRPLRERIPSAATEPGEFVPERRRQRAEAIGSVLRSLSTAFIFGIAVLMVLKEFSFDLAPLLASAGIAGVALGFGAQSLVKDLIAGLFMLIEDQYGVGDNVDLGEATGVVEAVGLRVTTVRDGRGVLWYIRNGEIVRVGNKSQGWALVVIDLPIGFAGNEEATAVLRTAAASVAVDPELAASIVEPPEVLGVEQVTVDGTVIRTVVKTTADGQGAVGRELRRRLAEALENSGITARIAAVRALPGYLRDDNETGQGGAT encoded by the coding sequence GTGACCGTCAGCATGCTCAGCCCCTCCCCCGGCCCCTCCACCCCGGCCGCGGAGGAGACCCCCAGTCCGGAGTGCCTGAACGAGATCGTCTGCAAGTGGGTGTGGACCAACTTTGACTCCGTGTGGTTCGCCGAGGGCAGCTACTGGATCCTGGTCAAGCCCCTGCGGATCCTCCTGATCCTGTTGCTGGCGATCGCCACCCGCTGGCTGGTGCACCGCACGATCCGGCGACTGGTCCGCACCACCAGCGACGCGGGCGTACCGACCATGCTCCGGCCGCTGCGTGAGCGCATCCCCAGCGCCGCCACCGAGCCCGGCGAGTTCGTCCCTGAGCGGCGTCGGCAGCGGGCCGAGGCGATCGGCTCCGTGCTGCGCAGCCTGAGTACGGCGTTCATCTTCGGCATCGCCGTACTGATGGTGCTCAAGGAGTTCAGCTTCGACCTGGCGCCGCTGCTGGCCAGCGCCGGCATCGCCGGGGTGGCCCTGGGCTTCGGCGCACAGAGCCTGGTCAAGGATCTGATCGCCGGTCTGTTCATGCTGATCGAGGACCAGTACGGGGTCGGCGACAACGTCGACCTGGGCGAGGCCACCGGGGTGGTCGAGGCGGTCGGCCTGCGGGTCACCACCGTCCGGGACGGGCGGGGGGTGCTCTGGTACATCCGCAACGGGGAGATCGTCCGGGTGGGCAACAAGAGTCAGGGCTGGGCCCTGGTGGTGATCGACCTGCCGATCGGTTTCGCTGGCAACGAGGAGGCCACCGCGGTGCTGCGTACCGCCGCCGCCTCCGTCGCGGTGGACCCGGAGTTGGCGGCCTCGATCGTCGAACCGCCCGAGGTGCTCGGCGTGGAGCAGGTGACGGTGGACGGCACGGTGATCCGCACGGTGGTCAAGACCACCGCCGACGGGCAGGGCGCCGTGGGCCGGGAGTTGCGCCGCCGGCTCGCGGAGGCTCTGGAAAATTCCGGAATCACCGCCCGGATCGCTGCGGTACGGGCCCTGCCCGGGTACCTGCGGGACGACAACGAGACTGGTCAGGGCGGGGCTACCTGA
- a CDS encoding YbjN domain-containing protein: MPWWSWRPGPASGGDPETRSRVTVEEAVRVGPPTPRKPEDDCPAGEHPLIADMSATVEPVTLGRICDALDLLDVRYLADGDGNLLAMWERHAVLVALEGPEDEILVLRARPHATVPPDWADRAYRVVNEWNHTRRFCKAYVGDATERGQLPIYAELQVPLAAGAHDALLVELLDCGAAVATSFVDWLHDEGALL; encoded by the coding sequence ATGCCGTGGTGGTCATGGCGCCCCGGTCCCGCCAGTGGCGGCGACCCGGAAACTCGAAGCAGGGTCACAGTGGAGGAGGCCGTCAGAGTCGGGCCGCCGACGCCCCGTAAACCCGAGGATGACTGCCCGGCCGGGGAGCATCCCTTGATCGCCGACATGTCAGCTACTGTCGAACCGGTCACCCTGGGCCGCATCTGCGACGCCCTGGACCTGCTCGACGTGCGCTATCTCGCTGACGGGGACGGCAACCTGCTGGCCATGTGGGAGCGCCATGCGGTGCTGGTCGCCCTGGAAGGCCCCGAGGACGAGATCCTGGTGCTCCGGGCCCGCCCGCACGCGACCGTGCCGCCGGACTGGGCCGACCGGGCCTACCGGGTGGTCAACGAGTGGAACCACACCCGACGCTTCTGCAAGGCGTACGTCGGCGACGCCACCGAGCGGGGGCAGTTGCCGATCTACGCCGAGTTGCAGGTGCCACTCGCCGCCGGCGCCCACGACGCGCTGCTGGTCGAGTTGCTCGACTGCGGCGCCGCCGTCGCCACGAGTTTCGTCGACTGGCTGCACGACGAGGGTGCCCTGCTCTGA
- a CDS encoding class F sortase, whose product MIGHRVPVPEPRPAPRPTATRRSTRVWRRAVAVAGRLGRVTAQMGTASVTTPDPSTAPVPPRARRAWSAATRNGFRSGPGLPVVLIASLMLLIVTMLGVERLTGFSLLPDRFIAGLAPPPKKFPLLPASRPVGIEINKIDLAAPVHEVGVAPDGSIAAPTAERAQEAGWYDQGPSPGQYGPAVIVGHVDTSTGPAVFQDLRQLRAGDQVGVARTDGKVAVFEVDRVGRYDKEALPADEVFGDFSRPQLRLITCGGRWVGGSTGYADNVIVFASLVEAR is encoded by the coding sequence ATGATCGGCCACCGCGTACCGGTGCCCGAGCCGCGTCCGGCCCCACGGCCGACCGCCACCCGCCGGAGCACCCGAGTCTGGCGGAGGGCGGTGGCCGTGGCCGGCCGGCTCGGCCGGGTCACCGCGCAGATGGGTACGGCCAGTGTCACCACACCGGACCCCTCGACCGCCCCGGTGCCACCACGGGCCCGTCGGGCCTGGTCGGCGGCGACCCGGAACGGGTTCCGCAGCGGCCCCGGACTGCCCGTGGTCCTGATCGCCAGCCTGATGCTGTTGATCGTCACGATGCTCGGGGTCGAGCGACTGACCGGGTTCAGCCTGCTACCGGACCGCTTCATCGCCGGGCTGGCACCACCGCCCAAGAAGTTCCCGCTGCTGCCGGCGAGCCGACCGGTCGGCATCGAGATCAACAAAATCGACCTGGCCGCGCCGGTGCACGAAGTCGGGGTGGCTCCGGACGGCAGCATCGCCGCACCGACCGCGGAACGCGCCCAGGAGGCCGGCTGGTACGACCAGGGCCCCTCACCGGGCCAGTACGGCCCGGCCGTCATCGTCGGGCATGTCGACACCAGCACCGGGCCGGCGGTCTTCCAGGACCTGCGGCAACTGCGGGCCGGTGACCAGGTCGGGGTGGCCCGCACGGACGGCAAGGTCGCGGTCTTCGAGGTCGACCGGGTCGGCCGGTACGACAAGGAGGCCCTGCCGGCCGACGAGGTCTTCGGCGACTTCAGCCGGCCGCAGCTTCGGCTGATCACCTGTGGGGGGCGCTGGGTCGGGGGTTCGACTGGGTACGCGGACAATGTGATCGTCTTCGCTTCGTTGGTGGAGGCTCGGTGA
- a CDS encoding globin — MNPAGESEPRGEAVTLYEAVGGEPTFRKLVDEFYAGIAGDPLLRPMYPEDLEPAADRMRLFLMQYWGGPNTYSAQRGHPRLRMRHAPFRIGAAERDAWLRHMRQAVDSLDLPLATATELWNYLERAAYFMVNAMEDPAG, encoded by the coding sequence GTGAATCCCGCAGGTGAGTCCGAGCCCCGCGGCGAGGCGGTGACGCTGTACGAAGCCGTCGGCGGCGAGCCCACGTTCCGCAAGCTGGTCGATGAGTTCTACGCCGGCATCGCCGGCGACCCCTTACTCCGCCCGATGTACCCGGAGGACCTGGAGCCGGCCGCCGACCGGATGCGGCTGTTCCTCATGCAGTACTGGGGCGGCCCGAACACCTACTCCGCCCAACGCGGCCACCCCCGGCTGCGGATGCGGCACGCGCCCTTCCGGATCGGCGCAGCCGAACGGGACGCCTGGCTGCGGCACATGCGCCAGGCGGTCGACAGCCTCGACCTGCCGCTGGCGACCGCCACGGAGCTCTGGAACTACCTGGAGCGGGCGGCCTACTTCATGGTCAACGCCATGGAGGACCCGGCCGGCTAG
- a CDS encoding HNH endonuclease, whose translation MPDIRPTVGSGALVLNATYEPLCVVSVRRAAILVLSAKAVCVADGEGILHSARSALPVPSVVRLTRFVRVPYRTHVGLSRRAIFARDGWRCAYCRGPAETIDHVFPRSRGGPHAWENVVAACARCNHTKGDKTPAELGWRLHSLPTAPKGIAWRVLGHRAPDPRWADWLDLREPEAA comes from the coding sequence ATGCCTGACATACGACCCACGGTGGGCTCCGGCGCGCTGGTTCTCAACGCCACCTATGAGCCGCTGTGTGTCGTGTCGGTGCGTCGCGCCGCGATCCTCGTGCTCTCCGCCAAGGCGGTCTGTGTAGCCGACGGTGAGGGCATCCTGCACAGCGCCCGCAGCGCGTTACCGGTGCCCTCGGTGGTCCGGCTGACCCGGTTCGTCCGGGTTCCCTACCGAACCCATGTTGGTCTGTCCCGTCGGGCGATCTTCGCCCGGGACGGCTGGCGTTGCGCCTACTGCCGAGGGCCGGCCGAGACCATCGACCATGTCTTCCCGCGTAGCCGGGGCGGCCCACACGCCTGGGAGAACGTGGTCGCCGCCTGCGCCAGGTGCAACCACACCAAGGGCGACAAGACCCCCGCCGAGTTGGGCTGGCGACTGCACTCCCTGCCCACCGCACCCAAGGGCATCGCCTGGCGAGTACTCGGTCACCGAGCCCCCGACCCCCGCTGGGCCGACTGGCTAGACCTCCGCGAACCCGAAGCCGCCTAA
- the kynU gene encoding kynureninase — protein sequence MSAGEAEALRLDAAEPGHRHLFHVPPADGGRYPETAYLAGNSLGLQPKATRTELLADLESWSRLGVEGHLEAERPWLPYHELLTAPAARLVGARPSETVVMNSLTVNLHLLMVSFYRPFGERTRIVIEDTAFPSDSYAVRSQARFHGLDPDTTVVRLTPRPGEENLRTEDVTAFLAAEGHTVALVLLGGVNYLTGELMDIPTITAAARAAGAVVGWDLAHAAGNVPLSLHDWEVDFAAWCSYKYLNSGPGALGGVFVHERHHGDPALHRFEGWWSTAAQTRFEMTPVSRPPATVEAWQISNPPIFAMGPVRTSLELFDSVGMPALRERSLRLTGYLERLLDEVVADRPLTVVTPRDPGRRGCQLSVRIGEGTANELTKRLRYEHGVIADARQPDIVRFAPVPLYSTYHDCWRVAEALAATVEVNA from the coding sequence ATGAGTGCCGGTGAGGCCGAGGCGCTGCGCCTGGACGCCGCCGAGCCGGGCCACCGGCACCTGTTCCATGTGCCCCCGGCCGACGGCGGGCGCTACCCGGAGACCGCCTACCTGGCGGGCAACTCCCTGGGCCTGCAACCCAAGGCCACCCGTACGGAGCTGCTGGCCGACCTGGAGTCCTGGAGCCGGCTGGGGGTCGAGGGCCACCTGGAGGCGGAACGCCCCTGGCTGCCGTACCACGAGTTGTTGACCGCCCCGGCGGCCCGCCTGGTCGGCGCCCGGCCCAGCGAGACCGTGGTGATGAACTCCCTGACGGTCAACCTGCACCTGCTGATGGTCAGCTTCTACCGGCCCTTCGGGGAGCGGACCCGGATCGTCATCGAGGACACCGCCTTCCCCTCGGACAGCTACGCGGTGCGCAGCCAGGCCCGGTTCCACGGGCTGGACCCGGACACCACAGTGGTCCGGCTGACCCCCCGTCCCGGTGAGGAGAACCTGCGTACCGAGGACGTGACCGCCTTCCTGGCGGCGGAGGGCCACACGGTGGCGCTGGTGCTGCTCGGCGGGGTCAACTACCTCACCGGCGAGCTGATGGACATCCCCACCATCACCGCCGCCGCCCGGGCCGCCGGTGCGGTCGTCGGTTGGGACCTGGCGCACGCGGCCGGCAACGTGCCGCTGTCGCTGCACGACTGGGAGGTCGACTTCGCGGCCTGGTGCTCGTACAAGTACCTGAACTCCGGTCCCGGGGCCCTGGGCGGGGTGTTCGTGCACGAGCGGCACCACGGAGATCCCGCCCTGCACCGGTTCGAGGGCTGGTGGAGCACGGCGGCGCAGACCCGGTTCGAGATGACCCCGGTGAGTCGGCCCCCGGCCACGGTCGAGGCCTGGCAGATCTCCAACCCCCCGATCTTCGCGATGGGCCCGGTCCGTACCTCCCTGGAGTTGTTCGACTCGGTCGGGATGCCGGCGCTGCGCGAGCGGAGCCTGCGGCTCACCGGCTACCTGGAGCGGCTGCTCGACGAGGTGGTCGCCGACCGGCCGTTGACCGTGGTCACCCCCCGAGACCCCGGCCGGCGCGGCTGCCAGCTGTCGGTACGCATCGGCGAAGGCACCGCGAACGAACTGACCAAGCGGCTGCGGTACGAGCACGGGGTGATCGCGGACGCCCGGCAGCCGGACATCGTCCGGTTCGCCCCGGTGCCGCTCTACTCGACGTACCACGACTGCTGGCGAGTCGCCGAGGCCCTGGCCGCGACGGTGGAGGTGAACGCGTGA
- a CDS encoding FAD-dependent oxidoreductase yields the protein MNTRHDEIAVVGAGLAGCLLACYLARRGHAVALYERRPDPRVGTPERGRSINLALSERGLDALRRIGLDEQVMADALPMRGRMVHPVAGEPDFQPYSAEGDRAINSISRGALNNALLDAAAKLPQVRIAFDHRLVGLDPDTAQMTFETPQGTVTANARVVLGADGAGSAVRGQLLEHGLLTESVDFLDYGYKELTIPAVGGDFALDPGALHIWPRGTSMMIALPNPDRSFTCTLFWPNHGTASFSSLGSKAAIERYFAQHYPDLPPLAPNLVDDYQHNPVGVLGTVRCDPWQFNGRVGLLGDAAHAIVPFYGQGANCAFEDVVELDNCLDECGDDWAAALPLYQQRRQDNAEAIARMALANFVEMRDKVASPVFQTRKKVEHALERALPGRYVSQYELVSFTTVPYAQVRRRVRRQYQVLGAVAAGAAAVLAGAVLALGRRRRG from the coding sequence GTGAACACCCGGCACGACGAGATCGCGGTGGTGGGGGCCGGACTGGCCGGCTGCCTGCTGGCCTGCTACCTGGCTCGGCGGGGGCACGCGGTTGCCCTGTACGAGCGGCGACCGGACCCGCGGGTAGGGACCCCGGAGCGGGGCCGCTCGATCAACCTGGCTCTCTCCGAGCGGGGCCTGGACGCGCTGCGCCGCATCGGCCTGGACGAGCAGGTGATGGCCGACGCCCTGCCGATGCGGGGCCGGATGGTGCACCCGGTGGCCGGTGAGCCGGACTTCCAGCCGTACAGCGCCGAGGGCGATCGGGCGATCAACTCGATCAGCCGGGGGGCGTTGAACAACGCCCTGCTGGACGCCGCCGCCAAGCTGCCGCAGGTGCGGATCGCCTTCGACCACCGGCTGGTCGGGCTGGACCCGGACACCGCCCAGATGACCTTCGAAACCCCGCAGGGCACGGTCACCGCGAACGCCCGGGTCGTGCTCGGCGCCGACGGCGCCGGTTCGGCCGTACGCGGACAGCTGCTGGAACACGGCCTGCTCACCGAGAGCGTCGACTTCCTCGACTACGGCTACAAGGAACTCACCATCCCTGCGGTGGGTGGGGACTTCGCCCTGGACCCGGGTGCCCTGCACATCTGGCCGCGCGGCACCTCGATGATGATCGCCCTGCCGAACCCGGACCGCTCCTTCACCTGCACCCTGTTCTGGCCCAACCACGGCACCGCCAGCTTCTCCTCGTTGGGCAGCAAGGCGGCGATCGAGCGGTACTTCGCCCAGCACTACCCGGACCTGCCGCCGCTGGCCCCGAACCTGGTCGACGACTACCAGCACAACCCGGTAGGGGTGCTCGGCACGGTGCGGTGCGACCCGTGGCAGTTCAACGGGCGGGTGGGTCTGCTCGGCGACGCCGCGCACGCCATCGTGCCCTTCTACGGCCAGGGGGCGAACTGCGCCTTCGAGGACGTGGTCGAGTTGGACAACTGCCTCGACGAGTGCGGCGACGACTGGGCGGCGGCCCTGCCGCTGTACCAGCAGCGTCGGCAGGACAACGCCGAGGCGATCGCCCGGATGGCGCTGGCCAACTTCGTGGAGATGCGCGACAAGGTCGCCTCCCCGGTGTTCCAGACCCGGAAGAAGGTGGAGCACGCCTTGGAGCGGGCCTTGCCGGGCCGCTACGTCTCCCAGTACGAACTGGTCTCCTTCACCACCGTCCCGTACGCCCAGGTGCGTCGCCGGGTCCGCCGGCAGTACCAGGTGCTCGGTGCGGTCGCCGCCGGTGCGGCCGCGGTGCTGGCGGGTGCGGTGCTGGCTCTCGGTCGCCGGAGGCGAGGATGA
- a CDS encoding acyl-CoA thioesterase, which yields MADRFIYHCTLRWSDLDAYGHVNNARFLTLYEEARVALMFVGARARGIDSFADGVVIRRHEVDYLRPVDYSLARASAEAAPTVRIEMWVERVRAASFILGYEMYDGELLVSQARSVLVPFDLVRQVPRRLTEQERALLLEYAPDEVA from the coding sequence TTGGCTGATCGGTTCATCTATCACTGCACCCTGCGCTGGTCCGACCTGGACGCGTACGGCCATGTCAACAACGCCCGGTTCCTGACCCTCTACGAGGAGGCCCGGGTGGCGTTGATGTTCGTCGGCGCCCGGGCGCGGGGGATCGACTCGTTCGCCGACGGGGTGGTCATCCGTCGGCACGAGGTCGACTACCTGCGCCCGGTCGACTACTCCCTGGCTCGGGCCAGCGCGGAGGCGGCCCCCACGGTACGCATCGAGATGTGGGTGGAACGCGTCCGCGCCGCCTCCTTCATCCTCGGCTACGAGATGTACGACGGAGAACTGCTGGTCAGCCAGGCGCGCTCGGTGCTGGTGCCGTTCGACCTGGTCCGGCAGGTGCCCCGGCGACTCACCGAGCAGGAACGCGCCCTCCTGCTCGAATACGCCCCGGACGAGGTGGCATGA
- a CDS encoding tryptophan 2,3-dioxygenase — MEQTELRPGTRTAVRPVTGKQRAARAARNGGEPTLEFAERVPYDAYVQASTLHRLQQPLSDDPGEMSFLMVSQIMELYFGLTCHELRETSRLLRADRVWEALAPLRRAALHLEALNAAWHGLRWMTPADFNRFRNLLGEGSGFQSAMYRHLEFLLGLRDTTLIRPFRRQTEVYAELNATLAAPSVWDEVVALLARQGHEIPAELLEREVREEHQPHAAVEAAWVRIYADNGPDNHLRMLGEALTEVAEQFGDWRHHHVKAVQRTMGAKVGSGGSAGLAWLQRSMARVVFPELWSARTAM; from the coding sequence ATGGAGCAGACCGAGCTGCGCCCGGGAACCCGGACGGCGGTGCGTCCGGTGACCGGTAAGCAACGGGCGGCCCGTGCCGCCCGCAACGGCGGCGAGCCGACCCTGGAGTTCGCCGAACGGGTGCCGTACGACGCCTATGTGCAGGCCAGCACACTGCACAGACTGCAACAGCCGCTGAGTGACGACCCCGGCGAGATGTCCTTCCTGATGGTCAGCCAGATCATGGAGCTGTACTTCGGGTTGACCTGCCACGAGCTGCGGGAGACCTCCCGACTGCTGCGCGCCGACCGGGTCTGGGAGGCCCTGGCCCCGCTGCGCCGGGCCGCCCTGCACCTGGAGGCCCTCAACGCCGCCTGGCACGGGTTGCGCTGGATGACCCCGGCCGACTTCAACCGCTTCCGCAACCTGCTCGGCGAGGGCTCCGGCTTCCAGTCGGCCATGTATCGGCACCTGGAGTTCCTGCTGGGGCTGCGGGACACCACCCTGATCCGGCCCTTCCGCCGGCAGACCGAGGTGTACGCCGAACTCAACGCGACCCTGGCCGCCCCCAGTGTCTGGGACGAGGTGGTCGCCCTGCTGGCCCGGCAGGGACACGAGATCCCCGCCGAGCTGCTGGAGCGGGAGGTCCGCGAGGAGCACCAGCCGCACGCCGCGGTGGAGGCGGCCTGGGTCCGCATCTACGCCGACAACGGCCCGGACAACCACCTGCGGATGCTCGGCGAGGCGCTGACCGAGGTTGCCGAGCAGTTCGGTGACTGGCGGCACCACCACGTCAAGGCGGTGCAGCGGACCATGGGCGCCAAGGTCGGCAGTGGTGGTTCGGCGGGGCTGGCCTGGCTGCAACGCAGCATGGCCCGGGTGGTCTTCCCCGAGCTGTGGTCGGCTCGGACGGCGATGTGA
- a CDS encoding MFS transporter: protein MVSDERPPPEGPATFREVFAQGEYRAVFLASTLTWIGDYVAKAAVTLLVYRETDSVALSAAAFAVSYLPWLIGGPLLATIAERHRYRQIMVVCDLIRMALMLLIAIPGIPVPLILALLFATTLANPPSQAARSALMPLILPGDRLVVGISVNASVGQAAQVVGYLLGAAVATVNTTAALVMNATAFAISAALVRFGVRDRAPAMPSTHRRHLLRETADGFQLVFRTPVLRAIAILVFGAMLCSIVPEGLAAAWANERADGGMHAGVAQALIMASSPVGFILGGLLMGRAVAPARRIALLRPLAVIAPLVLVPALLDPPPAVVALLAAACGFAVAGILPVANSLFVQALPHGYRARAFGVMATGVQVIQGAAVLATGLLAEHYPIPIVVGLWSAAGVVLMALVARSWPDAQTVAATVEAAQRTPAGAATPPEDPDPGSVGPGRPRHAVS from the coding sequence ATGGTGTCGGACGAGCGGCCTCCTCCGGAAGGTCCGGCCACTTTCCGTGAGGTCTTCGCCCAGGGGGAGTACCGCGCCGTCTTCCTGGCCAGCACGCTGACCTGGATCGGCGACTATGTCGCCAAGGCGGCGGTCACCCTGCTCGTCTACCGGGAGACCGACTCCGTAGCGCTCTCCGCCGCCGCCTTCGCGGTCAGCTACCTGCCCTGGCTGATCGGCGGGCCGCTGCTGGCCACGATCGCCGAGCGGCACCGTTACCGCCAGATCATGGTGGTCTGTGACCTCATCCGGATGGCCTTGATGCTGCTCATCGCCATCCCGGGGATTCCGGTGCCGCTGATCCTGGCCCTGCTGTTCGCCACCACCCTGGCGAATCCTCCGAGCCAGGCGGCCCGGTCGGCGTTGATGCCCCTGATCCTGCCGGGCGACCGACTCGTCGTCGGAATCTCGGTCAATGCCAGTGTCGGGCAGGCCGCCCAGGTGGTCGGCTACCTGCTCGGTGCCGCGGTGGCTACCGTCAACACCACCGCCGCGCTGGTGATGAACGCCACCGCCTTCGCCATCTCGGCGGCCCTGGTCCGCTTCGGGGTCCGCGACCGGGCACCGGCGATGCCCAGCACCCACCGGCGGCACCTGCTCCGGGAGACCGCCGACGGGTTCCAGCTGGTGTTCCGTACCCCGGTGCTGCGGGCGATCGCGATCCTCGTCTTCGGCGCCATGCTCTGCTCCATCGTGCCCGAGGGGTTGGCTGCCGCCTGGGCCAACGAACGCGCCGACGGCGGGATGCACGCCGGTGTGGCGCAGGCTCTGATCATGGCGTCCAGCCCGGTCGGGTTCATCCTGGGTGGGCTGTTGATGGGCCGGGCGGTGGCGCCGGCCCGGCGGATCGCGCTGCTGCGTCCACTGGCGGTCATCGCCCCCCTGGTGCTGGTGCCCGCCCTGCTGGACCCGCCACCGGCGGTGGTGGCGCTGCTCGCCGCCGCCTGCGGGTTCGCGGTGGCCGGCATCCTGCCGGTGGCGAACAGCCTCTTCGTCCAGGCCCTGCCGCACGGCTACCGGGCGCGGGCCTTCGGGGTGATGGCCACCGGGGTCCAGGTGATCCAGGGCGCCGCGGTCCTGGCGACCGGTCTGCTGGCCGAGCACTACCCGATTCCGATCGTGGTCGGTCTGTGGAGTGCCGCCGGGGTGGTGCTGATGGCCCTGGTCGCCCGCAGCTGGCCCGACGCGCAGACCGTGGCGGCCACCGTCGAGGCAGCTCAGCGGACCCCTGCCGGGGCGGCCACCCCGCCGGAGGACCCGGATCCGGGCAGTGTCGGGCCGGGTCGACCCCGGCACGCGGTGAGCTGA
- a CDS encoding Lrp/AsnC family transcriptional regulator, with protein MDEMDWALLRELQADARLSFSELSRRVHLSPPAVAERVRRLEESGVITGYHAHVDLTRAGRTVVALIRMSCYGTRCILHDPEVATWPEILEIHRITGDACSVLKVAAGSIGEFEGVIDRLAPYGQPSSTMVLSSPLNWQPLTRCKEGPSANPAGRGRTPA; from the coding sequence GTGGACGAGATGGACTGGGCCCTGCTACGTGAGTTGCAGGCCGACGCACGGTTGTCCTTCAGCGAACTCTCCCGCCGGGTGCACCTGTCCCCACCTGCGGTGGCGGAGCGGGTCCGCCGGCTGGAGGAGAGCGGGGTGATCACCGGCTATCACGCGCATGTCGACCTGACCCGGGCCGGACGGACGGTCGTCGCGTTGATCCGGATGTCCTGCTACGGGACCCGGTGCATCCTGCACGACCCCGAGGTCGCCACCTGGCCGGAGATCCTGGAGATCCACCGGATCACCGGGGACGCCTGCAGCGTGCTGAAGGTCGCGGCCGGTTCGATCGGGGAGTTCGAGGGGGTCATCGACCGACTGGCCCCGTACGGCCAGCCGTCGAGCACCATGGTGCTCTCCTCCCCCCTCAACTGGCAGCCCCTGACCCGATGCAAGGAAGGACCTTCCGCCAACCCCGCCGGCAGAGGACGGACCCCCGCTTGA